The genomic stretch GCACGGCGCAAGGTGGTCTCGCCGCGCGCCGTCGGCAATACCACTTTCATGTGGAACCGTCCCTGTCTAGCGTGGATAGAGCTTATTCAGCGCATCGGTGCGCGAGCTCACCTGCAATTTGTCGTAGAGGTTGCGGATATGCGTGCGCACCGTCTCGATGCTCAGGTTGAGGCCATCGGCGATCTCCTTGTAGCGGTGGCCCTTGGCGAGCTGTTCCAGCACTTCACGTTCTCGCTCGCTCAGGAGTTCCATTTCCTTGACCTGTTTCCGCGGTGCGCTGAAGCTGGCGAGGACACGACGCGCGATGCCTGGGCTCATGGGCGAACCACCGCCAGATAGGGTCTTCACAGCATGGACCACCTCGTTGGGGCGCGCGTCCTTCAACAGGTACCCGGTTGCTCCGGCGCACAGCGCATTGAATAGACTGTCGTCATCGTCCTGCACCGTGCAAACGAGCACCTGGAGCAAGGGTCGTAGTTCCTTCGCGCGGCGCGTGCATTCGATGCCGTTGATGCCGGGCAGGTTCAGGTCCATGATCACCACATCGGGGCTTGTGTGCATGAGTTGATCGAGGAAATCCTCAGCGCTTGCATAAGCACCGCACATCTCCATGCTGGGATCCACCTCCAAGGCATCGGAGAGAGCCTCCCGGAGGATGCCATCGTCCTCCACGATCCCCACACGGATCCTCTTCAACTCAATCATGGGGCAAAGTTCGGCCATGCACGCGGACGGTGGTCCCGCCGCCCGGCGTGGCGATACGTTCGTAAGCAGCGTTCATTTCCTCAGCCCGCTGTCGCATGTTCACGGAGCCGTGC from Flavobacteriales bacterium encodes the following:
- a CDS encoding response regulator transcription factor, giving the protein MIELKRIRVGIVEDDGILREALSDALEVDPSMEMCGAYASAEDFLDQLMHTSPDVVIMDLNLPGINGIECTRRAKELRPLLQVLVCTVQDDDDSLFNALCAGATGYLLKDARPNEVVHAVKTLSGGGSPMSPGIARRVLASFSAPRKQVKEMELLSEREREVLEQLAKGHRYKEIADGLNLSIETVRTHIRNLYDKLQVSSRTDALNKLYPR